A window from Citrus sinensis cultivar Valencia sweet orange chromosome 3, DVS_A1.0, whole genome shotgun sequence encodes these proteins:
- the LOC127900718 gene encoding uncharacterized protein LOC127900718 — protein MADFVAEFTEPEVSLDELDMAVVNDEDRVWHMSVNGSSGEQGSGAGIVLEGPEGEKISYTVKLEFTAINNQAEYEALIAGLELAKAVKTNKVRVRTDSQLVANHVSERFQQRDGKMEQYLMKVRQMIGKFESVEVIQIPREENYRADILAIMAAVVDPKLPKSIPLEVKTRPNIE, from the coding sequence ATGGCAGACTTCGTGGCAGAATTTACAGAGCCCGAAGTAAGTTTGGACGAGCTGGATATGGCTGTAGTCAACGACGAGGATCGAGTATGGCATATGTCGGTGAATGGATCTTCAGGGGAGCAGGGGTCCGGAGCAGGGATTGTGTTGGAAGGCCCAGAAGGGGAGAAGATCTCTTACACTGTAAAATTGGAGTTCACGGCCATAAATAACCAGGCCGAATACGAAGCTTTAATAGCGGGGTTAGAACTGGCTAAGGCagtgaaaacaaataaagtgAGAGTCCGAACTGATTCCCAACTGGTTGCCAACCACGTCAGTGAGAGATTTCAACAGAGAGATGGGAAGATGGAACAATACTTAATGAAGGTAAGACAAATGATAGGGAAGTTTGAGTCAGTAGAAGTGATACAAATCCCAAGAGAGGAGAATTATCGAGCAGACATTTTGGCTATAATGGCTGCTGTAGTAGATCCGAAACTACCCAAGTCAATCCCTTTGGAGGTGAAGACTAGACCCAACATTGAGTAG